The proteins below come from a single Saccharopolyspora sp. SCSIO 74807 genomic window:
- a CDS encoding acyl carrier protein, translating to MANEEITKGLAGIVEEVAGVDAEDVAVEKSFVDDLDIDSLSMVEIAVQAEDKFGVKIPDDELANLKTVGDAVDYITKNA from the coding sequence GTGGCGAACGAGGAAATCACCAAGGGACTCGCCGGGATCGTCGAAGAGGTCGCCGGGGTAGACGCCGAGGACGTGGCCGTCGAGAAGTCGTTCGTCGACGACCTGGACATCGACTCGCTGTCGATGGTGGAGATCGCCGTCCAGGCCGAGGACAAGTTCGGCGTCAAGATCCCCGACGACGAGCTGGCGAACCTGAAGACCGTGGGTGATGCGGTGGACTACATCACCAAGAACGCATGA